The following proteins come from a genomic window of Aspergillus oryzae RIB40 DNA, chromosome 4:
- a CDS encoding putative quinol monooxygenase (predicted protein), which produces MVDYLLLAGVELFTESNAEFLAETLEGLKVLLVLVLGLDLGLDTYSDEPCEFMTVSQSHDKMQGKIWGCAPSKTRTAVGKSLTRRAALRAAERTSTEGTRSLDDYKTENQVDILDTVEFLLESIALQAHQEITANRIEPLLSLFEARSRLVAGSMAGWLGWHTWQRTPRLRNAILITLSLSRTVFQTMIQIIVRLYNLKLYTIVFLYGSEGETRLSSIYIATKVELYVNQAALDKHRAAPYFQDLIKKAPELLGKPLELKVGSELLQESAQVVRV; this is translated from the exons ATGGTCGATTATTTACTGCTCGCCGGGGTAGAGCTCTTCACGGAGAGCAACGCCGAGTTCCTGGCGGAGACCCTCGAGGGCCTCAAGGTATTGCTTGTACTGGTCCTGGGTCTCGACCTTGGCCTTGATACCTATTCGGACGAGCCGTGTGAGTTTATGACTGTTTCACAGAGTCATGACAAAATGCAGGGGAAGATATGGGGATGCGCACCCTCGAAGACACGGACAGCGGTGGGGAAGTCGTTGACGCGGCGAGCGGCCCTGAGAGCGGCGGAGAGGACCTCAACGGAAGGGACGAGATC GCTGGATGATTATAAAACCGAGAACCAAGTGG ACATCCTGGACACCGTCGAATTCCTTCTCGAATCTATTGCGTTGCAAGC GCATCAGGAGATTACGGCCAACCGGATCGAGCCCCTGCTGTCGTTGTTCGAGGCTCGCTCTCGGCTCGTCGCAGGCTCAATGGCTGGCTGGTTGGGCTGGCATACCTGGCAGAGAACTCCTC GATTGCGTAATGCAATTCTCATTACATTGTCCCTGTCAAGAACAGTCTTCCAGACCATGATTCAGATTATCGTACGTTTGTATAATTTAaaactatatactatagttTTCCTCTATGGTTCCGAGGGGGAGACCAGGCTATCGAGTATATACATAGCAACGAAGGTCGAATT ATATGTGAACCAAGCTGCGTTGGACAAGCACCGGGCAGCACCTTACTTCCAGGATCTCATCAAGAAGGCTCCGGAGCTGTTAGGCAAACCCTTGGAACTCAAGGTTGGCAGTGAGTTGCTCCAGGAATCTGCGCAGGTTGTCCGGGTGTAG
- a CDS encoding uncharacterized protein (predicted protein), which translates to MYDTAGPIRLDYINQQHLPRRYESDEEDISESEMGGHDNAFSPVENYEPSNPATNESEIERPGFPRLLPTYSSSGKTSRPVSMDTIKRSSATTFVADSYIFEHDDDVIIELPSPDATSPLQSPIFLPPSVYVPSESPVSTRPQSLTSISSSSMYSDDEESGLLVAEQVKIVEPIAKPNLILISPVSEHSPSPFKDSTPTPNTTKDKSNESGAQGLYSHRRAAASQPLLWNKCDQNSAKTEALKRGSMHLTTHDLERLPMVASGPIVSSPVEVSELPSPMTLPNHSMTFPRPATAVSEKVSSEMHSRRPTDILRRPPSIKSLSSASLPFFHSRQAPTSAGPDSRTRSMSYTHSSARSVHGLPLQSSCPPSRTASPSPYYSSPSFTRERSGSTYSISSFTRAPTPLRQPLKKTSTSSSIYSSSSLRSEVESVRSLDPRDVAEPDFQQKVKRKKSLRRIRQSTMESSDLSGKKSFMGFMFGSKRKSTIKSLNA; encoded by the coding sequence ATGTACGACACCGCAGGGCCCATTCGTTTGGATTATATCAACCAGCAGCATCTACCACGGCGGTACGAgtcggacgaggaggatatctCGGAGTCCGAAATGGGTGGACATGACAATGCTTTCTCTCCCGTGGAGAACTATGAACCGTCAAATCCTGCTACCAACGAGTCGGAGATCGAGAGGCCCGGCTTTCCTCGGTTACTGCCTACATATTCATCCTCTGGGAAAACGTCGCGCCCCGTATCCATGGACACCATCAAACGAAGCAGTGCTACGACATTTGTAGCAGACTCGTACATTTTTGAACATGATGACGATGTCATTATTGAGCTTCCGTCCCCTGACGCTACATCTCCCCTGCAATCGccaatcttcttgcctccAAGTGTATATGTTCCGTCGGAATCACCGGTGTCGACGAGACCTCAGTCTCTCACCTCTATATCGTCGTCATCAATGTATTCTGATGACGAGGAATCGGGCCTGCTCGTAGCAGAGCAGGTCAAGATCGTTGAACCAATCGCAAAGCCTAATCTAATCCTAATCAGCCCAGTCTCTGAACACTCACCCTCCCCTTTTAAGGACTCTACTCCTACACCTAATACTACCAAGGATAAATCAAATGAGAGTGGCGCTCAGGGATTGTACTCGCATCGGCGGGCAGCAGCCTCTCAGCCCTTACTATGGAACAAGTGTGACCAAAACTCCGCGAAGACTGAAGCATTAAAACGAGGTAGCATGCATCTGACCACTCACGATCTTGAGCGGCTGCCTATGGTGGCATCGGGCCCTATCGTCAGCTCACCAGTCGAGGTGTCTGAACTGCCCTCTCCGATGACACTGCCTAATCACTCGATGACCTTCCCACGCCCTGCAACTGCGGTGTCTGAAAAGGTCTCTTCCGAGATGCACTCTCGTCGCCCTACAGATATTCTGCGCCGTCCGCCATCGATCAAGAGTTTGAGCAGTGCTAGTCTCCCGTTCTTTCATAGCCGTCAAGCCCCTACCAGCGCTGGCCCCGACTCTCGGACGAGGTCAATGTCTTACACTCACTCGAGTGCCAGATCTGTGCATGGATTGCCATTGCAGTCCAGTTGCCCGCCATCTCGTACAGCAAGCCCTTCTCCATATTATTCCTCACCCTCTTTCACTCGTGAACGATCCGGTTCCACATATAGCATTTCCAGTTTTACTCGCGCCCCCACCCCGCTTCGACAGCCACTGAAGAAAACTTCCACTTCCTCTAGCATCTACTCGTCCAGCAGTCTCCGGTCTGAGGTAGAGAGCGTCCGCAGTTTGGACCCACGGGATGTGGCCGAGCCTGACTTCCAGCAAAAAGTTaagcgaaagaaaagtcTGCGACGCATCCGGCAGTCCACTATGGAATCTTCCGACCTGTCTGGGAAAAAGAGCTTCATGGGGTTTATGTTCGGATCCAAGCGAAAGTCCACCATCAAAAGCCTTAATGCTTAA
- a CDS encoding elongation of very long chain fatty acids protein (fatty acyl-CoA elongase/Polyunsaturated fatty acid specific elongation enzyme), producing the protein MALEFLQNVPRPTIDRPFGIHLWPIFDQAFEKVVGYPASEFKFVEGQTPMSGFRETAAMLVTYYIVIFGGRMVMKNFPALKLNALFMIHNFYLTAISATLLALFIEQLLPTIWRNGIFFAICDHQGGWTQPLIVLYYLNYLTKYLELLDTVFLFLKKKPLTFLHTYHHGATALLCYTQLIGLTAVQWVPITINLLVHVVMYWYYFQSARGIRIWWKEWITRLQIIQFVIDLGFVYFASYTYFSSTYFPWAPNMGKCAGEEFAAFAGMAILSSYLFLFISFYIATYNKAAKTGRPRRNTGRQAVIDMAKMEVVPSANGSAANGSAKSNGAATASGRSNGPVTRSRKA; encoded by the exons ATGGCGCTCGAATTCCTACAGAATGTGCCCCGTCCGACAATTGATCGGCCCTTTGGCATCCACCTCTGGCCCATCTTCGACCAGGCTTTTGAGAAGGTCGTGGGCTATCCTGCCAGCGAGTTCAAGTTTGTTGAGGGACAGACCCCCATGTCCGGATTCCGGGAAACCGCCGCGATGCTTGTCACCTACTACATCGTAATCTTTGGAGGTCGTATGGTCATGAAGAATTTCCCTGCCCTCAAGCTCAACGCCTTGTTCATGATCCACAACTTCTACTTGACCGCGATCAGCGCGACTCTGCTGGCCCTTTTCATCGAGCAGCTTCTGCCCACCatctggagaaatggaatcttcttcgccatttGCGACCACCAGGGTGGATGGACTCAGCCCCTGATTGTTTTGTACTAT CTCAACTACCTGACCAAGTACCTGGAACTCCTCGACACCGTCTTCCTGTtcctcaagaagaagcctttgACCTTCCTCCATACCTATCACCACGGTGCCACCGCTCTCCTCTGCTACACCCAACTTATTGGTTTGACTGCCGTCCAATGGGTTCCTATCACCATTAACCTTTTGGTCCACGTTGTCATGTACTGGTACTACTTCCAGAGCGCCCGTGGCATCCGTATCtggtggaaggaatggatcaCCCGtcttcagatcatccaatTCGTTATCGATCTTG GCTTCGTCTACTTCGCATCCTACACCTACTTCTCGTCCACCTACTTCCCCTGGGCACCCAACATGGGCAAGTGTGCTGGAGAGGAATTCGCTGCCTTCGCCGGAATGGCCATCCTTAGCTCCTACCTGTTTTTGTTCATCTCCTTCTACATCGCTACCTACAACAAGGCTGCCAAGACCGGCCGTCCCCGTCGTAACACTGGCAGACAGGCTGTTATCGATATGGCCAAGATGGAGGTCGTTCCTTCTGCCAACGGAAGCGCAGCCAATGGTAGCGCTAAGTCGAACGGAGCAGCGACCGCTTCTGGCCGCTCCAACGGCCCCGTCACCCGCTCCCGCAAGGCCTAA
- a CDS encoding putative gamma-tubulin complex component GCP5 (predicted protein) yields the protein MAIPASISALTDELVATVAKVDKGTPRFKILKRRTEDTLRANAHVRTDQFAVANQLEGLQEKFQVLNKDDLADALRVRLTELNEHKNSCFPEILSLLLQLADRPAQLSKVDRLESIKKPQERVESLSWTELDVSGTAYCEEDIWESVDFGAGSSEDDLSSVSSDSYQGRSLPQTSIALEEDYVIPEDLFSSGEDEDLVVSIKSAQFWRNKTSTDTEQHGGKPSQVLTELQIVRETIFMLQGLPTSLFWRHHESVEVDRKYSLAHLSSETLSSLLRSFCSIGSKIDILRRYNQVPRVIPYLQTFHRGIEDRLREFDRFLSNVQAQYLSQSRTIAVSLLQLYESVLRESKLLLLLAEIVSNLRHDASDSPVRCLDLLYDSVCMTQATGDENEFKFLAQLFFSCFETYARPIRLWMEKGELEETVQGSFFIRDNRNNDLDLRTLWHGWYTLDESAWISSAPKFVQPVARKIFVAGKSMVFLRHLDVSGDDEHARKSSLTLGDVFPEDSASVYMPFSALLDSAFGRIVDENHSFTSSLLRRELDQQCGLWISLQALEHIYHCKDMSVYGPIDHKIFDLIDRGRGAWDDRYLLTELAQSAFSTLPFIDPSRVIVRSSKDPTNKAHTHSRSVKLLQAISFDYVLPWPVANIITKDAILSYQRLSTFLMQIRRAKHTIVKQRLQYSPEIYEARKNAQAYALRHNMLWFLNTLYSHMTDFVISTTTDSLRKDLSACNDVDTMVSVHQSYMSSLEDQCLLSQNLVPLYEAIISLLDLCVSFSDLQSTRYTQTKSAQKEYGQDKDQSDEEEDEDEDDEPEHDEKQTPVHETQYLQQVKTTQDQFNQLVGFLAAGLKGVGRANAQVSWEILAERLEWRKERTADHV from the coding sequence ATGGCCATTCCCGCCAGCATTAGTGCGCTAACTGACGAGTTGGTTGCGACCGTCGCCAAAGTTGATAAAGGAACTCCCCGTTTCAAAATCCTGAAACGTCGTACCGAAGATACTCTTAGAGCAAATGCTCATGTCCGTACGGACCAGTTTGCGGTTGCGAACCAGCTAGAGGGACTCCAAGAAAAGTTCCAGGTTCTCAATAAAGATGACTTAGCAGACGCTCTCCGCGTCCGTCTCACGGAGTTAAATGAACACAAGAACTCATGTTTCCCTGAGATCCTATCGTTATTGTTGCAGCTTGCTGATCGCCCTGCTCAGCTGTCAAAGGTAGATCGCCTTGAGAGTATAAAGAAGCCTCAAGAGCGTGTGGAATCCCTATCTTGGACGGAGTTAGATGTTTCTGGAACCGCGTATTGTGAGGAGGATATATGGGAATCTGTAGACTTCGGCGCTGGATCCTCCGAGGATGACCTCTCGTCCGTATCAAGCGATAGCTATCAGGGACGATCTTTGCCTCAAACCTCCATAGCCCTAGAAGAGGACTACGTGATTCCAGAAGACCTATTTTCttcaggagaagatgaagaccttgtGGTTTCGATCAAAAGCGCCCAATTCTGGCGAAATAAAACCAGTACCGATACTGAGCAGCATGGAGGCAAACCCTCGCAAGTTCTCACAGAGCTTCAGATTGTAAGAGAGACAATATTCATGCTACAAGGCCTACCTACCTCCTTATTCTGGCGTCATCATGAAAGCGTTGAGGTAGATCGAAAATACTCGCTGGCGCATTTATCAAGTGAAACGCTATCTTCATTACTACGTTCATTTTGCTCCATTGGGTCAAAAATAGACATTTTAAGACGATACAATCAAGTCCCGCGGGTTATTCCTTACCTGCAGACTTTCCACCGGGGCATTGAAGATCGCCTGCGCGAGTTTGACAGGTTCTTATCTAATGTGCAGGCACAGTACCTATCGCAATCCAGAACTATTGCTGTCAGTCTTCTGCAGCTATACGAGAGCGTTCTCCGTGAATCAaagctgcttcttttgttAGCAGAAATTGTATCTAATCTCAGACATGATGCATCGGATAGCCCAGTACGTTGTCTTGATCTCCTCTACGACTCCGTCTGCATGACGCAAGCTACCGGTGACGAGAATGAGTTCAAGTTCCTGGCTCAACTGTTTTTTTCGTGCTTCGAGACCTATGCACGCCCAATTCGCCTTTGGATGGAAAAGGgagagttggaggagactGTGCAAGGCTCCTTTTTCATTCGCGATAACCGCAATAATGACCTAGACCTACGAACCTTATGGCATGGATGGTATACATTGGATGAATCGGCATGGATTTCAAGTGCACCGAAATTCGTCCAACCTGTCGCTCGCAAGATTTTCGTCGCAGGCAAAAGCATGGTCTTTTTACGACATTTGGATGTATCAGGGGACGATGAACACGCAAGAAAGAGCTCATTAACGCTTGGAGATGTGTTCCCGGAAGACTCTGCTTCCGTTTACATGCCGTTCTCGGCATTGCTCGACTCAGCCTTCGGGCGAATAGTGGACGAGAACCACTCCTTCACATCATCACTATTGCGAAGAGAGCTTGATCAGCAGTGTGGGCTATGGATCTCCCTTCAGGCGCTGGAACATATCTACCATTGCAAAGACATGAGCGTATACGGACCCATCGACCATAAAATCTTCGACCTTATCGACCGAGGCAGAGGAGCCTGGGACGACCGCTATCTGCTCACCGAACTCGCCCAGAGCGCATTCAGCACTTTACCATTCATTGACCCATCTAGAGTAATAGTTCGATCATCCAAAGACCCCACCAACAAAGCACACACCCACAGTCGCTCTGTCAAACTCCTCCAAGCCATCTCATTCGACTACGTCCTCCCCTGGCCCGTAGCCAATATCATCACGAAAGACGCCATCCTAAGCTACCAACGCCTCTCGACATTCCTCATGCAAATCCGCAGAGCGAAACACACAATCGTAAAACAACGCCTACAATACTCACCCGAAATCTACGAAGCCAGAAAGAACGCCCAGGCCTACGCCCTGCGACATAACATGCTCTGGTTCCTCAACACACTATACAGCCACATGACCGACTTCGTCATCTCAACTACCACTGACTCACTCCGCAAAGACCTCTCGGCCTGCAATGACGTCGACACAATGGTGTCCGTCCACCAATCTTACATGTCCTCATTGGAAGACCAATGCCTTCTCTCCCAAAACCTAGTCCCCCTTTACGAAGCGATCATCTCCCTCCTCGACCTCTGTGTCTCCTTCTCCGATCTCCAATCTACTCGCTATACCCAGACCAAGTCTGCCCAGAAAGAATACGGGCAGGACAAAGACCAgagcgatgaagaggaagacgaagacgaagacgatgagCCTGAACACGACGAGAAACAGACACCAGTTCACGAAACACAATACTTACAGCAAGTGAAAACAACCCAGGATCAGTTCAATCAACTTGTCGGTTTCCTGGCCGCTGGATTGAAGGGTGTGGGTCGTGCTAATGCGCAGGTTAGCTGGGAGATTTTAGCTGAGAGGTTGGAGTGGAGGAAGGAGCGGACGGCGGATCATGTATGA
- a CDS encoding glycosyltransferase family 15 protein (glycolipid 2-alpha-mannosyltransferase (alpha-1, 2-mannosyltransferase)), producing the protein MAVARPIRMLGASCIILILFLIFKMNNGPTSIISKGPKGDYTGIQNDPLKEPTGEPEGHLWRADENDYSPDSANSARTNAALISLVRNEELEELIPTMRDLERTWNSKFNYPWIFFNDKPFTEEFKKRTQALTKAKCQYEQVPKEHWDVPDWINMDLFRESAEVLKEQGIQYSDKISYHQMCRWNSGLFYQHPALKNYRYYWRVEPKVQFFCDVDYDVFRFVEDRNITYGFTINLFDAPQSIPTLWPETKKFLAANPTYLSDNNMLDWLTDDQLRPEHTNAANGYSTCHFWSNFEIGDMEFFRGEKYSAYFNHLDRAGGFYYERWGDAPVHSIGLGLFADAAKVHWFRDIGYNHIPYYNCPNSPKCSGCTPGKFYAGEPFLAKEDCRPSYFKHVGTH; encoded by the exons ATGGCTGTCGCAAGACCCATTCGCATGCTGGGTGCGTCATGcatcattctcatcctcttcctgatcttTAAAATGAACAATGGTCCTACTAGCATCATTAGTAAGGGGCCCAAAGGGGATTATACCGGCATACAAAACGACCCCCTCAAGGAGC cGACCGGAGAACCCGAAGGACATTTATGGCGAGCCGACGAGAACGATTATTCCCCCGACAGTGCCAACTCCGCCCGGACCAACGCGGCGCTCATCTCTCTCGTCCGGAACGAGGAGCTCGAGGAGTTGATTCCGACAATGCGCGATTTGGAACGGACGTGGAACAGCAAATTTAATTACCCCTGGATTTTCTTCAACGACAAGCCGTTCACAGAGGAGTTCAAGAAGCGCACGCAAGCGCTAACCAAGGCGAAGTGCCAATATG AACAAGTACCGAAGGAACACTGGGATGTCCCCGATTGGATCAACATGGACCTCTTCCGCGAATCCGCCGAGGTGCTGAAGGAGCAGGGCATTCAGTATAGCGATAAGATATCCTACCATCAAATGTGCCGCTGGAACAGCGGCCTCTTCTATCAGCACCCGGCCCTTAAGAACTACCGTTACTACTGGCGTGTCGAGCCCAAGGTTCAGTTTTTCTGTGACGTTGATTATGATGTCTTCCGATTCGTAGAGGACCGCAACATAACATACGGTTTCACCATCAACCTTTTCGACGCTCCCCAGAGTATCCCCACTCTCTGGCCAGAGACGAAGAAGTTCCTTGCCGCGAACCCTACTTATCTGTCCGACAACAATATGCTGGACTGGTTGACGGACGACCAATTGCGACCAGAGCACACTAATGCTGCAAATGGATACTCTACTTGCCACTTCTGGTCCAACTTTGAGATCGGTGATATGGAGTTTTTCAGGGGAGAAAAGTATTCTGCTTACTTCAATCATTTGGATCGCGCGGGCGGCTTTTACTATGAACGATGGGGCGATGCTCCTGTGCACTCGATTGGTCTAGGTTTGTTCGCAGATGCGGCGAAGGTTCATTG GTTCCGCGACATTGGATACAACCATATCCCTTACTACAACTGCCCCAACTCACCCAAGTGCTCTGGCTGCACTCCAGGCAAGTTCTACGCTGGCGAGCCATTCCTGGCCAAGGAAGATTGTCGGCCGAGCTACTTCAAACATGTCGGAACCCATTAA